In Aegilops tauschii subsp. strangulata cultivar AL8/78 chromosome 3, Aet v6.0, whole genome shotgun sequence, one genomic interval encodes:
- the LOC123497835 gene encoding uncharacterized protein isoform X3, which yields MLVLPLLGRISVRRQRPWRVWQSDDNKSLVDGLKYASLEECCRSNPYRHLEGLAAERQLVLNGLELYNALHPGNEYELAPGKVTRSSQLGDGCCWSHGNFVARRKRSGCFSFLPVPQTLFFFEHVCRADFEGVVTCIPLDEPVIEAYTFLGFRLLWGTRRLADCVCKTCYRLFNIPHPCLKRTCTCGHSRVEKICEMCYNRSGVLHPFRGEFQFGYHK from the exons ATGCTAGTTCTTCCCCTCCTAGGCAGGATCTCGGTGCGTCGCCAGCGCCCCTGGCGCGTGTGGCAGTCGGATGACAACAAGAGTCTGGTTGACGGCCTAAAATACGCGAGTCTTGAAGAATGCTGCAG ATCTAATCCGTACCGGCATTTGGAAGGCTTAGCTGCCGAACGCCAGCTTGTGCTGAATGGCCTCGAGCTGTACAACGCTCTGCATCCG GGCAATGAGTATGAACTTGCTCCTGGTAAGGTGACCAGGAGCAGCCAACTTGGTGATGGGTGTTGCTGGAGTCATGGCAACTTTGTTGCTCGTCGGAAGCGCTCTGGCTGCTTCTCTTTCCTGCCGGTTCCACAAACTCTCTTTTTCTTTGAGCACGTCTGTAGAGCTGATTTCGAAGGAGTTGTCACATGCATTCCTTTAG ATGAACCAGTGATTGAAGCCTACACCTTTCTTGGTTTCCGTCTTCTGTGGGGTACTCGTCGTCTTG CGGATTGCGTTTGCAAGACATGCTACCGTCTCTTCAATATTCCACACCCTTGTTTGAAGAGGACATGTACATGTGGACATAGCAGGGTGGAGAAAATATGTGAAATGTGTTATAATCGAAGCGGTGTGCTGCATCCATTCAGAGGAGAATTCCAGTTTGGCTATCACAAATAG
- the LOC123497835 gene encoding uncharacterized protein isoform X2 encodes MLVLPLLGRISVRRQRPWRVWQSDDNKSLVDGLKYASLEECCRSNPYRHLEGLAAERQLVLNGLELYNALHPGNEYELAPGKVTRSSQLGDGCCWSHGNFVARRKRSGCFSFLPVPQTLFFFEHVCRADFEGVVTCIPLDEPVIEAYTFLGFRLLWGTRRLGGSDCVCKTCYRLFNIPHPCLKRTCTCGHSRVEKICEMCYNRSGVLHPFRGEFQFGYHK; translated from the exons ATGCTAGTTCTTCCCCTCCTAGGCAGGATCTCGGTGCGTCGCCAGCGCCCCTGGCGCGTGTGGCAGTCGGATGACAACAAGAGTCTGGTTGACGGCCTAAAATACGCGAGTCTTGAAGAATGCTGCAG ATCTAATCCGTACCGGCATTTGGAAGGCTTAGCTGCCGAACGCCAGCTTGTGCTGAATGGCCTCGAGCTGTACAACGCTCTGCATCCG GGCAATGAGTATGAACTTGCTCCTGGTAAGGTGACCAGGAGCAGCCAACTTGGTGATGGGTGTTGCTGGAGTCATGGCAACTTTGTTGCTCGTCGGAAGCGCTCTGGCTGCTTCTCTTTCCTGCCGGTTCCACAAACTCTCTTTTTCTTTGAGCACGTCTGTAGAGCTGATTTCGAAGGAGTTGTCACATGCATTCCTTTAG ATGAACCAGTGATTGAAGCCTACACCTTTCTTGGTTTCCGTCTTCTGTGGGGTACTCGTCGTCTTGGTggct CGGATTGCGTTTGCAAGACATGCTACCGTCTCTTCAATATTCCACACCCTTGTTTGAAGAGGACATGTACATGTGGACATAGCAGGGTGGAGAAAATATGTGAAATGTGTTATAATCGAAGCGGTGTGCTGCATCCATTCAGAGGAGAATTCCAGTTTGGCTATCACAAATAG
- the LOC123497835 gene encoding uncharacterized protein isoform X1, which yields MLVLPLLGRISVRRQRPWRVWQSDDNKSLVDGLKYASLEECCRSNPYRHLEGLAAERQLVLNGLELYNALHPGNEYELAPGKVTRSSQLGDGCCWSHGNFVARRKRSGCFSFLPVPQTLFFFEHVCRADFEGVVTCIPLDEPVIEAYTFLGFRLLWGTRRLGGCLSLSLSAHYPLKFLCCLISSVIFSADCVCKTCYRLFNIPHPCLKRTCTCGHSRVEKICEMCYNRSGVLHPFRGEFQFGYHK from the exons ATGCTAGTTCTTCCCCTCCTAGGCAGGATCTCGGTGCGTCGCCAGCGCCCCTGGCGCGTGTGGCAGTCGGATGACAACAAGAGTCTGGTTGACGGCCTAAAATACGCGAGTCTTGAAGAATGCTGCAG ATCTAATCCGTACCGGCATTTGGAAGGCTTAGCTGCCGAACGCCAGCTTGTGCTGAATGGCCTCGAGCTGTACAACGCTCTGCATCCG GGCAATGAGTATGAACTTGCTCCTGGTAAGGTGACCAGGAGCAGCCAACTTGGTGATGGGTGTTGCTGGAGTCATGGCAACTTTGTTGCTCGTCGGAAGCGCTCTGGCTGCTTCTCTTTCCTGCCGGTTCCACAAACTCTCTTTTTCTTTGAGCACGTCTGTAGAGCTGATTTCGAAGGAGTTGTCACATGCATTCCTTTAG ATGAACCAGTGATTGAAGCCTACACCTTTCTTGGTTTCCGTCTTCTGTGGGGTACTCGTCGTCTTGGTggctgtctctctctctctctctctgcacaTTACCCTCTTAAATTTCTCTGTTGCCTGATTTCCTCTGTTATCTTTTCAGCGGATTGCGTTTGCAAGACATGCTACCGTCTCTTCAATATTCCACACCCTTGTTTGAAGAGGACATGTACATGTGGACATAGCAGGGTGGAGAAAATATGTGAAATGTGTTATAATCGAAGCGGTGTGCTGCATCCATTCAGAGGAGAATTCCAGTTTGGCTATCACAAATAG
- the LOC123497835 gene encoding uncharacterized protein isoform X4: MLVLPLLGRISVRRQRPWRVWQSDDNKSLVDGLKYASLEECCRSNPYRHLEGLAAERQLVLNGLELYNALHPGNEYELAPGKVTRSSQLGDGCCWSHGNFVARRKRSGCFSFLPVPQTLFFFEHVCRADFEGVVTCIPLDEPVIEAYTFLGFRLLWADCVCKTCYRLFNIPHPCLKRTCTCGHSRVEKICEMCYNRSGVLHPFRGEFQFGYHK; the protein is encoded by the exons ATGCTAGTTCTTCCCCTCCTAGGCAGGATCTCGGTGCGTCGCCAGCGCCCCTGGCGCGTGTGGCAGTCGGATGACAACAAGAGTCTGGTTGACGGCCTAAAATACGCGAGTCTTGAAGAATGCTGCAG ATCTAATCCGTACCGGCATTTGGAAGGCTTAGCTGCCGAACGCCAGCTTGTGCTGAATGGCCTCGAGCTGTACAACGCTCTGCATCCG GGCAATGAGTATGAACTTGCTCCTGGTAAGGTGACCAGGAGCAGCCAACTTGGTGATGGGTGTTGCTGGAGTCATGGCAACTTTGTTGCTCGTCGGAAGCGCTCTGGCTGCTTCTCTTTCCTGCCGGTTCCACAAACTCTCTTTTTCTTTGAGCACGTCTGTAGAGCTGATTTCGAAGGAGTTGTCACATGCATTCCTTTAG ATGAACCAGTGATTGAAGCCTACACCTTTCTTGGTTTCCGTCTTCTGTGGG CGGATTGCGTTTGCAAGACATGCTACCGTCTCTTCAATATTCCACACCCTTGTTTGAAGAGGACATGTACATGTGGACATAGCAGGGTGGAGAAAATATGTGAAATGTGTTATAATCGAAGCGGTGTGCTGCATCCATTCAGAGGAGAATTCCAGTTTGGCTATCACAAATAG